The segment TCTGGTGATGTCTATGCGTTCCAGTATTCAGGCTGTAATTGACTGCAAAGGATTTGCAACCAAGtattaaaaaagttaaagtttgatttatgattattattctgtCCCATTACTTTTGATCCCTTAATAAGTGGGAGGCACATATGCAAAATGTTGTAATTCCTACACCTGATTTGGATGTAAATACCCGCAAAGAACAAAGAGCAGTTAAAGCACATCTTGTTCGTTTCATTTCAAAACCATTGTGGTGGTGTATAGAGGCAAAAATGTTAGACTTGTTTCAatgtcccaatatttatggacctATATATAATGATCgtttgacactgaggactggagtaaagatgctgaaaatttagctttggcaCACAGGAGTAAATAAAAGGGGTCTTGATCTgcctttttaatattttgtgttGTTCTCGGAGGTCCACTAATAATGCTATAAAGCTTTTTACATCAAAATacatcataatttagaagtaataggctattttctgtcctgtttgaCCCCCCTCATCAGAACGCTCAGTTTGAATAGGTGTGTCAGATTGTAGACTCTGAAGTAAACAcgactgctatgattggctaacagtatGCAGTACTATGATTACTCAGTAGTACATATCAAacgatctgtaataacagacaaagctgTCGTAATAAgaacagttactcacacttgtgtggtgcAACATTACTGTCAAATCCAATTGAGTGTTTGCATCACAATTTTGTCAGTTACTCAATATATGTTGGCGATACTCggttgtaaacaacagcatggattgcatagttaatgtactactgaatacactgttctgctaatttatgctttcTAAACCtcgaaaaaaacatgtggaagctgctaaatcatatagagaaggacttaataaGCCGGAAagggcaatattttgacaaactaaagttattagATGGCAAACATATGTACgcacagtattaattaagatatatgCCCAATATTCCACCTACCTGAccgaaaatgataagaacaaacacgaatgttgtcaagattcttgccctggaaatcctggttcagtttggccaaccacagacCTTTTTTCGcttttcttcttgatttgttatcactgttggcagtttatagtactccaaatgtttttcctggtccgaccaattagtacagcccaaaacatgacaataattgaccattttcagcagcaataatcagcgaaATATGCGAgcttcgttcggttcagtggcattgtttacgttcagggCTGAAAATATGGCCGATTGgttttagtttcaatctttctgaagATCCTGCGTCTAACTGTGAACTTAATAAACAAATCTGCAGTAAAATTAAGTTAACAAAGAACCAAGTTCTCACTAATGCTGTCTGGATCTTCATTCAAAATAAAGTTAATCCACACTTCACTAATGTTGGAAAGTGGGAAGTTTCCACAACTTTCCACTGCACAGCGTCTTGTTAATTAGGAGCGATCTTTATCGTTTGGTTTGCCTCTCTAGTTGTTtacaccagtggttctcaatcctggtcatgggggacccctgctctgcacattttgcatgtatcCCCTATTTAatacacctgattgagatcatcagctcattagtagagatccattaattgaactaacaagctgaagatctcaatcaggtgtgttaaataagggagacatgcaaaatgtgcagagcaggggtcctccaggaccaggattgagaaccactggtttacaCTACGTTATGTGTGCGAATTGGTGGGCGGGGCTAAAGAGGCAGTGAGgtagagaataataataattacattagatgtccatttatttatttggtagtcATACTATGCAAAGATAATGTACGTCCATCCAGTCATTATCAgaaaataaactgtttatatcAGGGTTTATTTTGCGTTAATGAGTAGCCTACCTGTAACCTGactaaacttctttttttttagcCATGCTATGAGAAGGCCAAAGACTGGCTTCTGGCTAACATCACCTCAGTGCTTGGGTTTGGAATTTGCATTGGAATCGTTCAGGTACTTTGAAACTCATGTTTCTTATATAGTCTGCTTATTATACAAGCGCTGCATGTGGTCATAATGTGACTGCATTTTCTCCCTCCAGATTCTTGCTTTGGTGTTCTCCATGCTGATGTACTGCCAAATCCTACGAGCAGAAAAATACATGGACTGACCCTACCTTCGCCCCATTGTGCCAGGGGCTCCTTAAAACATAATTCTGAATATGTAATAAATGTTTCAACGGACTTGCCTTTTAGAGATACTGGACGTGATATTGCATGTGCACATAGATTTCGCCGATGCACTTAGAAAGAAGAATTTCAGATAAATTACTTTACCAGGTAAATTCCTAATTAATACGTACTTAGGAAAAGATGATGTAATGAATATAAAGTTGAATGTATAGCCGGTGGAAGTAAATCCTAATATTATTGCACTCTTTGTTAATACCCTTAGTACTGCTTGCAATGAACTTGTGATCAAATTTCTTTTAAATGGAAATCATACGTTTCAGAACTGCTTATTTGTTTTACTAAACTGATTATCTGTACTATTTCTGTTAAGGTCATTACAACTAAATAAGGATGCAAGACAATAGTAGATGATTGGAATCATGTATTTTGGTATAAAAACCACATAAaaatttttaaaacattcaaaatacaaAAGAATAAATACATCGGCAGAGAAACCACATAATCAAGTAGTGTCAGTTGTCCAGTTGGCTGGATCCCCTTCTTTCTTTCCTCACAGAGGTCATGCTAGATGATCCAGAGATCATAATGAACAGATCTAAGGTCAATGACTGAGGTCAATCACACTCCAGAACCTCATCCAATTGTGCAATGTTCCCCTGTggataaaaacacacaaaaactgtTTACTTGACAACtctgcccccttctggagaaagATAAGAGACGCAAAACACAGAATATCCCAGAGAGATGAAGGAAAATCCTGAAGTAGACAGTAAAAACTCACCCATCCTCCGTGACTCCTCACCCAGGGTGCAAAGCTCTCCATGTAGCGTTCAGCATACCCTGTCAGACGCTGAACTCCAGTGGCTGTGACCACTCGTCGAGACACATCCATGGTGATGGCGAGCCGCCGCAGCGTAGGGCTGACCGGTGCTGGAGCGGGGGGTTCTTCACTCTGACTGGCATACGTGTCGAGGAGTTTGGCAAAGGATGGGTAGGAGAGGCGTGTGAGGGTGGACCGCAGGAAGGGACTGGCATTTATCTACAATAAACAATGATAAACAATGACTAACGGTGATAAACACAAAgtaattaactaaaattaaccaTAAACAGTCAAAACACTGCTTATGATAAGAAGATAAGAATCACTCTACATCCCAGTAAGACGTGTCAAGAGGTGGCGAGTCATTTCCAAGAACCCCAAACTCAGGGATCATTACCTTTTCATTTATGGCATCCCCCTCTGCAGTCAATATCTGAACTAGCTGTTGAACCACAGCCTCTTTGTTATTGTCTGTGAACGAAAAGAAGAAGTGTAACATAATCTCCAACAAtacaagtgaaaaaaaaaaattcatcagCTTGACCATCATCCCATTATAACAATAAGCTATTGTTAATGGACTGAACATGAATTTCTGTACCTCAGACAACTCGTCTGTTTAGTATTCAATGTATCTGCTGCACACATTAtgctaaaattaaaaaacaacagcTCATAAACAAGTCTGGTTTATGGTTTTACATGTACCTTTGAGTGCACTTGGCGCAGGCTCTGGTTTAACGGGGGATTTCTTTTTCACACTGTGTTTCTGTGCGATTCTGTCCAGTGTTTCTGCCACACCGTCATAAAACTCAGGTGGATGGGCTGAAAGAAATAATATCATATGCAGACTATCATTCTAGTTTGCAATAAAATGTTACCAAATAACTTGAtttccaataaatgctgttctttaaatTCTATTTAGCAAAgtatcatcaaaaaaaaaatttccacaaaaatattaatcagaaaaaaagaatttcattgataatattaagaaatgtgtctagagcagcaaatcagcatattaaaatgatttctgaaggatcatgtgactgaaacaAGCTAAAGCAATTCTTTTACATTTGAAACTTACATGGTGAAACAGGCTGATCCCCAGGTTGTGGAACATCTGTGGCACCTCTGATAGGTAGAGTGGCTGGACGCTGAGGACGAGGCTCTTCTTTTTTGAATGACACTTTTTTGAGTATATcagatattttcagttttttcttctttttcttatttttgtcCTCTGGTTTTCTGCCACCTTCCTCTTCAGATGCGGAGGATGGAGCGACTATCTCCTCCTAAAAGAAAAATTCTCATTAACAAGttctgaaaaacaatgttaaaAATTTTGAATACTGAACCCACAAACGCTTTTGATTAGAATTACAGTTCAAGCACCGGATGAAACAAGAGCAAGTTATGGCCTCTtcaatatatatacagtcaacaATGCTTTTACTTTTTCATACCTCATTTGTAGGCAATGCATATTTGTTTTGGTGCCTACAGTGAGGTTACAGACTGCCAGCATGGCAACAAGTAGTGGAACTGGAAGTATACGAGCCAACCATTCACTTTAAATATGCACTTTAATGCAATGCAGGTTTTTTTGAAGCTACATAAAATTTGTCAATTGAGCAACTTACATATATGTTATTTGACGATAAACAAAAAACGCTGTAGCTCTGCAT is part of the Garra rufa chromosome 1, GarRuf1.0, whole genome shotgun sequence genome and harbors:
- the bcl2l12 gene encoding uncharacterized protein bcl2l12 isoform X1, with protein sequence MAGVAVRPASPSPSISLLEIKAETRLVLKSFLRHSLSIPPGERPGRIGGEYNDPNKYSASTKDKVKKDANGWDSLDEQISAAEEKKHGIKNLIKRRLRSRSSMVRHAKKDGGSDLTPNNTLEKQGQSGHSDKPSTNGTRSLPRKTEEEIVAPSSASEEEGGRKPEDKNKKKKKKLKISDILKKVSFKKEEPRPQRPATLPIRGATDVPQPGDQPVSPSHPPEFYDGVAETLDRIAQKHSVKKKSPVKPEPAPSALKDNNKEAVVQQLVQILTAEGDAINEKINASPFLRSTLTRLSYPSFAKLLDTYASQSEEPPAPAPVSPTLRRLAITMDVSRRVVTATGVQRLTGYAERYMESFAPWVRSHGGWVSFYCLLQDFPSSLWDILCFASLIFLQKGAELSSKQFLCVFIHRGTLHNWMRFWSVIDLSH
- the bcl2l12 gene encoding uncharacterized protein bcl2l12 isoform X2; protein product: MAGVAVRPASPSPSISLLEIKAETRLVLKSFLRHSLSIPPGERPGRIGGEYNDPNKYSASTKDKVKKDANGWDSLDEQISAAEEKKHGIKNLIKRRLRSRSSMVRHAKKDGGSDLTPNNTLEKQGQSGHSDKPSTNGTRSLPRKTEEEIVAPSSASEEEGGRKPEDKNKKKKKKLKISDILKKVSFKKEEPRPQRPATLPIRGATDVPQPGDQPVSPSHPPEFYDGVAETLDRIAQKHSVKKKSPVKPEPAPSALKDNNKEAVVQQLVQILTAEGDAINEKINASPFLRSTLTRLSYPSFAKLLDTYASQSEEPPAPAPVSPTLRRLAITMDVSRRVVTATGVQRLTGYAERYMESFAPWVRSHGGWGNIAQLDEVLECD